In Sebastes fasciatus isolate fSebFas1 chromosome 15, fSebFas1.pri, whole genome shotgun sequence, a genomic segment contains:
- the LOC141783875 gene encoding uncharacterized protein LOC141783875 isoform X1, whose product MSIKYKLGNYRSKLRNAGCIEVSINRRRSGEDDGAGPSLKRAKRGEINYVPDHPDTHTDDLLEEERLALVEELKKRNKNVALIKQQMEVTFSLRRKEIVELVPMVSEVQERWPALFYEAEIREEFLRLTNKDLIDNFGAAINQHTPRLLKLYRARRTAFPPEMDQLLNRLDEETSDITAHRQTAALKGLPLYLRNSHEKLFRNCLATDPEEEQTKGLIVGILTVLEDDDSSAPATVINVAVVVEEDIVLQDLPDLPTAFAYLFGLIYALNLQYPKELRYTFETIQKVFMGLGTDLCKSPIPQNQTSSVNPPS is encoded by the exons ATGAGCATAAAATACAAACTTGGTAATTACAGGTCCAAGCTACGTAACGCAGGCTGCATTGAGGTCAGCATTAACCGGAGAAGAAGCGGTGAAGATGATGGTGCAGGTCCttctttgaagagagcaaagcGAGGGGAGATTAACTATGTTCCTGACCACCCAGATACCCATACTGATGACTTGCTGGAGGAGGAAAGACTAGCTCTGGTTGAGGAGTTAAAGAAGAGGAATAAGAATGTTGCACTCATAAAGCAACAGATGGAGGTGACATTCTCCCTGAGGCGCAAGGAGATTGTGGAGCTAGTGCCTATGGTGTCAGAGGTTCAGGAGCGGTGGCCTGCTCTGTTTTACGAGGCAGAG ATCAGGGAAGAGTTTCTTCGGCTCACCAACAAGGACCTAATAGACAACTTCGGAGCAGCCATTAATCAGCACACTCCTAGGCTCCTTAAACTCTATCGGGCTAGGCGGACAGCTTTCCCGCCTGAGATGGATCAACTCCTTAACAGACTGGATGAAGAG ACATCTGACATCACAGCACATCGACAGACTGCAGCCTTGAAGGGCCTCCCCTTGTATCTCCGTAACAGTCATGAGAAGCTGTTCAGGAACTGTCTG GCCACTGACCCAGAAGAGGAGCAGACGAAGGGCCTCATCGTGGGTATCCTCACTGTGTTGGAGGATGATGACAGTTCAGCTCCTGCAACAGTCAttaatgttgctgttgttgtagaAGAAGACATCGTCCTCCAGGATCTCCCTGACCTGCCAACGGCTTTTGCTTACCTCTTTGGGCTGATCTACGCTTTAAACCTCCAGTACCCAAAAGAACTGAGGTACACATTCGAAACCATTCAAAAGGTTTTCATGGGACTTGGAACTGATCTCTGCAAGAGTCCGATCCCTCAAAATCAAACTTCTTCAGTGAATCCACCGAGTTAG
- the LOC141783875 gene encoding uncharacterized protein LOC141783875 isoform X2 — protein sequence MEVTFSLRRKEIVELVPMVSEVQERWPALFYEAEIREEFLRLTNKDLIDNFGAAINQHTPRLLKLYRARRTAFPPEMDQLLNRLDEETSDITAHRQTAALKGLPLYLRNSHEKLFRNCLATDPEEEQTKGLIVGILTVLEDDDSSAPATVINVAVVVEEDIVLQDLPDLPTAFAYLFGLIYALNLQYPKELRYTFETIQKVFMGLGTDLCKSPIPQNQTSSVNPPS from the exons ATGGAGGTGACATTCTCCCTGAGGCGCAAGGAGATTGTGGAGCTAGTGCCTATGGTGTCAGAGGTTCAGGAGCGGTGGCCTGCTCTGTTTTACGAGGCAGAG ATCAGGGAAGAGTTTCTTCGGCTCACCAACAAGGACCTAATAGACAACTTCGGAGCAGCCATTAATCAGCACACTCCTAGGCTCCTTAAACTCTATCGGGCTAGGCGGACAGCTTTCCCGCCTGAGATGGATCAACTCCTTAACAGACTGGATGAAGAG ACATCTGACATCACAGCACATCGACAGACTGCAGCCTTGAAGGGCCTCCCCTTGTATCTCCGTAACAGTCATGAGAAGCTGTTCAGGAACTGTCTG GCCACTGACCCAGAAGAGGAGCAGACGAAGGGCCTCATCGTGGGTATCCTCACTGTGTTGGAGGATGATGACAGTTCAGCTCCTGCAACAGTCAttaatgttgctgttgttgtagaAGAAGACATCGTCCTCCAGGATCTCCCTGACCTGCCAACGGCTTTTGCTTACCTCTTTGGGCTGATCTACGCTTTAAACCTCCAGTACCCAAAAGAACTGAGGTACACATTCGAAACCATTCAAAAGGTTTTCATGGGACTTGGAACTGATCTCTGCAAGAGTCCGATCCCTCAAAATCAAACTTCTTCAGTGAATCCACCGAGTTAG